In Lujinxingia sediminis, a single genomic region encodes these proteins:
- a CDS encoding glycosyltransferase — translation MRVAIVTGQFPALSQTFVLNQITGLIDRGCDVTILADPPARAEKVHPDVARYGLMERTVYWTRHGRPAAEQALDGVRALLRTKKRRLLPGLFKGVGAARRHDEKLSASLMVKAAHLSRLEPFDVVLCHFGNLGRECQMLREMGALRGKLAVFFHGYDMSVFPIERGPGVYRELFQGAELLLPISEHWQERLIELGAPPEKIAVHRMGIDTTRFEFKVRRPGADGEVRLLTIGRLVEKKGIAYGLEAFARVRERFPSARYHIAGDGPLSDELQARAQELGLGDSVQFLGWKHQDEIIELLLDHHILLTPSVTAKNGDKEGLPVVLMEGLATGMPVLSTRHSGIPELVRHQESGLIVEERDVEGLAQNLEALLEDPDLWQAIGQQGRAIVEAEFSIEKLNDRLRDRLEALTAG, via the coding sequence ATGCGCGTTGCCATTGTCACCGGGCAGTTCCCGGCCTTAAGTCAGACCTTTGTACTCAACCAGATCACCGGCCTCATCGATCGAGGCTGCGATGTGACGATCCTGGCCGATCCCCCCGCCCGCGCCGAGAAGGTGCACCCGGATGTGGCGCGCTACGGCCTGATGGAACGCACCGTGTACTGGACGCGACACGGCCGCCCGGCTGCCGAACAGGCCCTCGACGGTGTGCGTGCGCTTTTGCGCACCAAAAAACGCCGCCTGCTCCCGGGGCTTTTCAAAGGGGTGGGGGCCGCGCGCCGCCACGACGAAAAACTCTCGGCCTCGCTGATGGTCAAGGCCGCGCACTTAAGCCGCCTTGAGCCTTTCGATGTGGTGCTCTGCCACTTCGGCAACCTGGGCCGCGAGTGCCAGATGTTGCGAGAGATGGGCGCTCTGCGAGGCAAACTGGCCGTCTTCTTTCACGGCTACGACATGAGCGTCTTCCCTATAGAGCGCGGCCCCGGCGTCTACCGCGAGCTTTTTCAAGGCGCGGAGCTTCTCCTGCCGATCAGCGAACACTGGCAAGAAAGGCTCATTGAGCTTGGCGCGCCCCCCGAGAAGATCGCCGTGCACCGGATGGGTATCGACACCACCCGTTTTGAGTTCAAGGTGCGCCGTCCCGGCGCCGATGGTGAGGTTCGCCTGCTGACCATCGGGCGCCTGGTCGAGAAGAAGGGCATCGCCTACGGGCTGGAGGCCTTCGCGCGAGTCCGCGAGCGCTTCCCGAGCGCGCGCTACCATATCGCCGGCGACGGGCCTTTAAGCGACGAGCTCCAGGCCCGGGCTCAGGAGCTGGGACTGGGCGACTCGGTTCAGTTTTTGGGCTGGAAACATCAGGATGAGATTATTGAGCTCCTCCTCGATCATCACATTCTGCTCACCCCCAGCGTCACCGCGAAAAACGGCGATAAAGAGGGGCTGCCGGTCGTGTTGATGGAGGGGCTGGCCACGGGCATGCCCGTCTTGAGCACGCGCCATAGCGGCATCCCGGAGCTTGTGCGCCATCAGGAGTCCGGCCTCATCGTCGAGGAGCGCGACGTGGAGGGTCTGGCTCAAAATCTTGAAGCGCTGCTTGAAGATCCCGACCTCTGGCAGGCGATCGGCCAGCAGGGGCGCGCGATCGTCGAGGCGGAGTTCTCGATCGAAAAGCTCAACGATCGCTTGAGGGATCGCCTCGAAGCCCTCACCGCCGGCTGA
- a CDS encoding recombinase A has product MASLISLPHIQRATELERRESEARWDLSTLKGKLSELSGQSAAGVSVALRLIAQTQRGGEPAAWIGSTSRLFYPPDAVGWGIDWEALPIIGLGDARQAARAADKLLRSGAFGLVVVDLPPRAFVPAPLLGRLMHLAETHRSALLFLTQKPSTEDSLSSLIALRAQASWASVDARQLRAQLDIIKDKRRGPGHQHLEDYHGPLGLH; this is encoded by the coding sequence ATGGCCAGCCTGATATCGCTTCCACATATTCAACGCGCCACCGAGCTGGAGCGCCGTGAGTCTGAGGCGCGCTGGGATTTAAGTACGCTGAAGGGAAAACTCAGCGAGTTGAGCGGACAAAGTGCCGCCGGGGTCTCGGTAGCGCTGCGCCTGATCGCCCAGACGCAACGGGGCGGCGAGCCTGCGGCGTGGATCGGTTCGACCTCTCGTCTTTTTTATCCGCCGGATGCGGTGGGCTGGGGCATCGACTGGGAGGCCCTGCCGATCATCGGGCTGGGCGACGCAAGGCAGGCGGCGCGGGCCGCCGATAAGTTGCTGCGCAGCGGGGCGTTCGGGCTGGTCGTCGTCGATCTTCCCCCCCGCGCCTTTGTGCCCGCTCCTCTTTTAGGCCGGCTGATGCACCTGGCCGAAACGCACAGGAGCGCGCTGCTCTTTCTAACGCAAAAGCCCTCCACCGAGGATTCCTTAAGCTCGCTTATTGCGCTGCGCGCTCAGGCCAGCTGGGCCAGTGTTGACGCGCGCCAGCTGCGCGCGCAGCTCGACATCATCAAAGACAAACGACGCGGCCCCGGCCACCAGCATCTTGAGGATTACCATGGACCGCTGGGCCTGCATTAA
- a CDS encoding DNA polymerase Y family protein, translated as MDRWACINAADFALQVLLRTHPQWRQEPAALLDRDHPQGKLVGLNMAARQAGLHSGMRYGEALALLPALRAGTIAHEEVEAVADAIARVLCDYAPQVERHEEIAGLFWLNASGLSKLYPSWRLWAEPLRNRLKERFEIRVTLVVGFRRALTYVIARTSRSSGAFDTPEAEILAAREAPLSELDLSRSDRELLAHLNLRTLSDLLALPARGLKRRLSPALVELYHQARGDRELPIRPFRIEEPTRASQHLDYAERDTHRLLFLIKGHLHPLLQRLEQANDKLVALELHFELERHPALTERVEPAQPTLDALTLSDLIRLQLERLELPAGVTQVTLTAHSEKARSEQLRLFMGSDEPAARDMDAANRALARLRAQFGVEAVQRVRLRQAHLPEGRFLLEPFDALPLPTASALSVSQAVRRFYPTPLRLRGLPQARKREGPHTICGGWWVRELHRDYHLIATHDHRLLWVFYDHRRHRWYVHAEF; from the coding sequence ATGGACCGCTGGGCCTGCATTAACGCCGCCGACTTTGCGCTGCAGGTCTTGTTGCGCACGCACCCACAGTGGCGCCAGGAGCCGGCCGCGCTTCTCGATCGTGACCATCCTCAGGGGAAGCTCGTCGGGCTAAATATGGCCGCACGTCAGGCCGGGCTGCACTCCGGGATGCGCTACGGGGAGGCGCTGGCGCTGCTCCCTGCGCTGCGCGCCGGGACCATCGCACACGAAGAGGTCGAGGCGGTAGCCGACGCCATCGCCCGCGTGCTTTGCGACTACGCCCCCCAGGTGGAGCGCCACGAGGAGATCGCCGGTCTTTTCTGGCTCAACGCTTCGGGACTGAGCAAGCTCTATCCGAGTTGGCGGCTGTGGGCCGAGCCCCTGCGCAATCGTTTGAAGGAACGTTTTGAGATCCGGGTTACCCTGGTGGTGGGGTTTCGAAGAGCGCTGACCTACGTGATTGCGCGGACATCGCGAAGCTCCGGGGCTTTTGACACCCCGGAGGCCGAGATTCTGGCGGCGAGAGAGGCCCCGTTGAGCGAGCTCGACTTAAGCCGCTCCGACCGCGAGCTTCTGGCGCATCTCAACCTGCGCACCCTCTCCGACCTTCTTGCTTTGCCGGCACGTGGCCTGAAGCGGCGCTTAAGCCCTGCGCTGGTGGAACTCTACCACCAGGCTCGCGGCGATCGGGAGCTTCCCATCCGCCCCTTTCGCATCGAGGAGCCCACCCGGGCCTCGCAACACCTCGACTACGCCGAGCGCGACACCCATCGCCTGCTTTTTTTGATCAAGGGGCATCTCCATCCGCTGCTGCAGCGTCTGGAGCAAGCCAACGACAAGCTCGTCGCGCTCGAGCTGCATTTTGAATTGGAGCGCCACCCCGCGCTCACCGAGCGGGTTGAGCCCGCCCAACCCACCCTTGACGCGCTGACCCTATCGGACCTGATTCGCCTTCAACTTGAGCGGCTGGAGCTTCCCGCCGGGGTGACTCAGGTCACATTGACCGCGCATAGCGAGAAGGCGCGCAGCGAGCAGCTTCGTCTTTTTATGGGAAGTGACGAGCCGGCTGCGCGTGACATGGATGCTGCCAATCGCGCGCTGGCCCGCCTGCGCGCGCAGTTTGGCGTGGAGGCGGTCCAGCGCGTGCGGCTGCGGCAGGCCCACCTGCCGGAGGGGCGCTTTCTTCTCGAACCTTTTGATGCGCTGCCCCTGCCCACCGCCTCGGCACTTAGCGTCTCTCAAGCGGTACGTCGCTTCTACCCCACTCCACTGCGTCTCCGCGGCCTGCCACAGGCCCGCAAGCGCGAAGGCCCCCACACCATCTGTGGCGGCTGGTGGGTACGCGAGCTCCACCGTGACTACCACCTCATCGCCACCCACGATCATCGCTTGCTCTGGGTCTTCTACGATCACCGACGCCACCGCTGGTACGTGCACGCCGAGTTCTAA